AGCCAGGAGAGGACGATGATGGCGGCGCCCAGCGGGAGGCCCCGGCTGAGGTGGCTGCCTTCGTACAGCGGCAGGTGCAGCCAGCCCGGGACGAAGGCTACCAGGGAGATGAAGAGGTAGTAGACCCCCAGCACCACGGCGCTCAGGGACCAGGCGAGGGTCGCCCGCTGGCGTGCCAGGCGCTGGAACTTGGGGTTGGACCGGATGCGTTCGAAGCTGTGGCTGTGAGGTGTTTCGAGGTGGCTCATGACGGGCTCCGCTTGTTGTTGTTGTCGATGCCGGTGGTGACCGTCGCAGGCTTTTCGGGCATGCGACGGCCCCTGGCGGCGCCCGTGGGCGCCACCGTGTTCGTGAGTCGGGTCGGCCCGGCCGCAGCCGGGTGAGGTCAGAGGTTCTTCGCCATGTCCCGCAGGACGTACTTCTGGATCTTGCCGGTGGAGGTCTTCGGCAGCTGGGTGAAGACCACGGTCTTCGGCACCTTGAAGCTGGCCAGGTGCTCGCGGCAGAAGCCGATGATGTCCGCCTCGCGGGTGTCGGCGTGGTCCGCCTTGAGGGTGACGAAGGCGCAGGGCGTTTCACCCCACTTCTCGTCCGGGCGCGCCACCACGGCCGCTTCCAGTACGGCGGGGTGGCGGTAGAGCACGCCTTCCAGTTCGATGGTGGAGATGTTCTCGCCGCCGGAAATGATGATGTCCTTCAGTCGGTCGCGGATTTCCACGTAGCCGTCCGGGTGCCAGACCGCCAGGTCGCCGGTGTGGAACCAGCCGCCTTCGAAGGCTTCGCTGGTGGCGCTGGGGTTCTTCAGGTAGCCCTTCATCACGGTGTTGCCGCGCATGAAGATCTCGCCGATGGTCTGGCCGTCGCGGGGCACGGGTTCCAGGGTCTTGGGGTCGGCCACCATCACCCCTTCCAGGGTGGGGTAGCGCACGCCCTGGCGGGACTTGATGCGGGCGCGTTCCTCCAGCGGCAGCTCGTCCCACT
This genomic window from Pseudomonas furukawaii contains:
- a CDS encoding DUF485 domain-containing protein; this encodes MSHLETPHSHSFERIRSNPKFQRLARQRATLAWSLSAVVLGVYYLFISLVAFVPGWLHLPLYEGSHLSRGLPLGAAIIVLSWLLTAWYVRSANTRFDALSAEIIEEAKA